tcgatttttaaatttttagtccGACATAAATAACCATTACTAAtccattaattgaatttttagtgagtaatatgtggaaataacaAGCTGACATGGCAttcacatatgataatatgtctACCACATCAAATTTTGAAGATAGAAAAACTTAATACATTTAAGTTATCGTTGGTGAggactagacctgtccatgggctggGTTCAGGCCGGGTccgaaaatttttttggcccgtCTCCTAGCCCCGGcctcggcccggcccgaaatatgtgCTTGAAATTTTGCCCATGCCCGGCCCGAgaaaatatcataagcccgagcccggcccgacctggcccatttttaataaacattaaaaatttattttaaaaataaaaaaatattttaaaagtattttaaaattaaaaaataaaaataaaaaatatatatttattatattcgggctgGGCCCAGGCCataaaagtggtgcccgaggcctgGCCCGTTTTtagcccaagcccatatttcgggcctatatttttacccgaaccctcccatatttcgggagggctgtcgggccgggccgggccgggccgcccggccatggacaggtctagtgaGGACTAGAATTTTAAGATTTGAAAAGTATTGGGACAGAAAATGACGTAGAATTTAACCCACCACCTATTTTACTGTCCAAACCACGCACGCATCCATGCAAGGCTTTAATATCTGTGAAATAAAATACAGCAATGTAATGACTACATTTAGTGGGTTTCAACTGAATCGTGTAGAACGAGGCTCTGAACGGAGGAGGGACACTGTTTGTTAACAAGCATCCAGAGCTTAAAGTGAGAGTGGTTCATGGCAATACCTTGACGGCTGCGGTTATCCTTAATGAATTTTCCAAGGATGTTAAAGAAGTGTTTCTAACAGGAGCCACCTCAAAGCTCGGTAGAGCAACCGCTCTCTACCTCTGTAGGAAAAGAGTTCGTGTTCTTGTAAGTCTTTTAACTCGAAACTTTGCTCTTTACCGGATTGTTTAGTTCAGTTAGTTCGTACAATGTCATCGTCTATAGTTAGTTCTTTCCTGATATACTTGTTAACTAAGAACTTTTTTGCATCAAACAAAATATCTAGATATGTTTGCTTTATTGGTGACCAATTCTAGTGTTAGCCACTCTAGCATTATTGCACATGTCATGAATCAACCTCAATGTCGTTAACTACATGTTTAGTTGGTTGAGAATTTATTAGCGCTTTTAGTGTGACTTAGCCTTAAATTAAGTTACTCTTCACCCAACTTTtcatattctaaaaaaatataatcattacaAAAGTACTAATAAAGTAATTGCTTATGACTTAaacatgtacatataatatgCAGATGTTGACTTCATCGACCGAAAGGTTTCAAAAAATACTAAAGGAAACCCCCGTGGATTGCCAAAACTATTTAGTGCAAGTGACCAAGTACCAAGCTGCTCAAAATTGTAAGGTATGAGAATACATATATGCATGATCCCTGTATATCGTTGTGGGTTGCCTCCTGGCTCTATTAAAAGCTCAAATAGGTTCACAGAATGAGTCAACTGAGTTTTTAAGGATACGATAGGTTTATAGAGCATGAACGTCTTATGGGGTGTGTGAGAAGACTAATCACATGCGATGTATGATTAACCTAAGTAGTAGTTGTTTCACCCAAAAAAGCTCTATATACTATAAGGCATGAATTTGAGTCTAACTATACACAATTACGCATGATTTATCTTCTTGAACATCCAATGAAACATTTTTGTGAACCCTATTAAGATCACTTCAAGTACTTAACCTTTTTATGGAAATAAGAgacaaaaactcaaaaaaaaaaaatacaaaacgTGTTGATGGTTTGGTCTTGTCTGGCCCTCTACGTATGTAATATTACATACTAATGATGATTGAAATGGttgtaatgaaaattttaaacagaCATGGATAGTGGGGAAGTGGATAACACCATGGGAGCAAAGCTGGGCTCCATCAGGAACCCATTTCCATCAATTTGTTGTACCGCCCATTTTGCCTATCAGAAGAGACTGCACCTACGGTGATCTAGCTGCCATGAGGTTGCCACCTGATGTTGAAGGCCTTGGTTCTTGTGAGGTACTCTCCTCCCCCAACCCCGAATCTTCCATCCCCTacctaattattattaatgaaatgaatgaaacatcagaatcaatataataatatttaccaaaaaaatcaatataataataccTTGAGTTCCATAAGATTGAGAACTTAAAAGTTTTGAGGTTTCAACTTTGAGTCTCATCTAAAGACAATTTCAAAAGGGTAGCGAAGTTTTGTCCtcctttaaaatgaaaaaatttcaattttactcTCTAAGATGTATAAGTTTTAAGTTTGTACACatgataaaattgcacttttaacttccaaaatgataaattttgatctactcttttaaaaaattataatggtGAAGTGCATTTTagttcttataaaaatatataatttaattctagcCCCTCCAAAAAATTTGGGTAAACTATAGTAgaggtcacccaactatgaaaacttataaaattgtcacccaataattttatcttttttggtcaccaatTAACTTACATAAAAATAGAAGCACCGAAGAACCCAAGATAGTTAGGTGactaaaaaacacaaaattgaataattgagtgatgatttttaacttttcatagttaggTGACAAAAAAGAAACATAGTTGGATAACTATTAATgtattttacccaaaaaaaattctGGCTTcatcccttatcttatctaaaTGCGTATGTTCTTCTTATTGATAATGATTGATCCTATCGAAACAGTATACAATGGAGCGAGGAGTGGTGCATGCATGCCATGCAGGAGGTGTAGTTCATCAGCTAGAAGGCTGGAGTCACCATGAAGTTGGAGCAATTGATGTGGATAGGATTGATCTTGTATGGGAAGCTGCTCTCAAACATGGTTTAAAGCCAGTCTCAAGTGtaaacaattgaaaaaaaaaattctttgtcATCAATAAATAACCATCAAACAATGAAggagaaaatttaaatatatatattttttattttgaaaattgaaacatATATTTGGTTTGTGgttttattctctttattaaaatatacagtGTTTGGAGGAAAACAAATATGATACACTTTAAATTGATAGAGTGCAATGCAAGTAATATAGGAaggttatttttcttttctatttttttttttgttataactaCTCATTATTAACTCAATAGAGTTATGGGATGCGTGAGTATTAACCCTTTAATTGTACAAGTAAAACGAGAACAAAATTTCCATATAAACAAAGGCCAACAAAACAACATACCCAACTACAAAGATCAGAAAAAACAGCTGAGGACCTCAATCCAGTACTAGACAAAGCCTCGCGAAAGGCTAATAAACCGTACAGTCTGACCGGTTAGATTAGGAACCATATGGTATATCAGttcgaaaaaattgaattgattttttattgaacCACTCCGAATCGGTTTAATTTAGGGATGAATCCAGAATTTTTTTAAGGGGTTGAAATTgatttataagttttttataagtcagaataaaattttatcatgtattaatttatgattacattatttttaaagggacttaacatatatttttttcattttgaaggAGGTTAaagtacaatttaatcatatattaatttataatttgctCCTAGTCGAATAAAGTAACAAAACCGAATGAATTGATAGTTTAACCGATtgaattttttgataatttatttaattaaaattaaacccatctattatattaaaaagtgTAAACTACATAATAATCACttaactattaaaaaattattttaagcacttaaaataaaaatttgtaatttaagcaCCCACATTATATAATTCGGCCATTTTGGTCACTCTCGTTAAAATCACAAACGACAAGTTTACGAGGCAATTAAAAAATCGatataacaacaaattttatCCTTAACTCTTACATATTATATCGGTTTaatcaagattttaaaaattaactctcaaattttataaatattctcattttgaatcttaaaatctttacaaatatttttaatttattcataatcTGATAGTGCTAGAAGACATGGAACTTGTTGGATGTTGTTCAGGTTTTAACAGATCTGAATCATTCAATTAAAAGGATTATATTTCATCTGATGGATAGTGGTTCATGGATGGTACGAAAAAGATTTTcaggataaaattgaaattattcgtaaattttgaaagttaatttttaaaattatgattaaatcgatataatatataaaattgagaactaaatttattattatactaattttttaacAGCTACATCAGCTTATCGTTTGTGATTTTAAtgcaaatgaccaaaataaccTAATTATATAATGTGAATactttaattgtaatttttttaattttgggtgcctaaaataaaaattatttactgAATGAAGGACTACCTATGGAATTTACCCTATTAAAAAATCAGTGTAACCTGGATAAAGGGAAAAGAAACAGCAAGACTTTAGTTGTTTCCACGTGGtggaaaaagaacaaaactgGAGGACACGTGGCAGTTCATAAAACACCGACACTGTCCAAAATCCAACCGCCATTAAAACCTCTGTTCATCATTTTTATCTCCCCCTTCATCTGCTAAATCCAActtcttttaaaaaacaatGGAGAAATCAAAGAGAGTTTCATTGGGTGTTCAAAAGAACACCAAACAAGCCAAACTCTTGACCAATGTTTTTAATTACTTGAAATCCGATAATTACATGTTTGCTCCTCTCATTTCTCCTTCAATCTCATCAggtacttgtttttttaatgaagCTTTTTTctagtttctttttattttttgcatcaATGGGGGcatacccttttttttttttttgaaggaccgaaattgaaagaacccATTAAAGGAAACAAGAAGAAGGTGTTAAAGATGGTTGACAAGTATATGAAATCTGATACTTATATGTATGCACCATTGCTTTCTTCTCAACTAATGGGTTCCCTTTCATCAGGTactagtttttaatttattattattattgctttgaaataaaatgtaatttgattttgttaagggttggaaataaaattatgaaattttgggtGCTTAAATTTAATGCTTTACTTATTAGAGGGCTTTATATTGGAATTCTACCATTTGACCAACCCAACCTTTGCCACGCTTtcggattaaattaaaattttaccatttttgaggctaaattgtaattttacagattttgaagagattgaaacataaaattttcattttaagggacCGAGGCCCTGCCTAATCCCTACCTTCGTCCCTGAGCTCGACAGGATCTAAACATGGCGCCACCTTACCTACACTTTGGTACGACTTACCAGCTTAACGCCGGGCATCTTGGGATTAGAGGAGCCCCTAATGAGAGAGAAAAGCAACCCTATACCAAGCACTTTCCCGCTAACATTCAAAGACCTCCGATCCCAAAACCCAGTTCCTCCATCCGTCATCTTGACAAAGTGAACCGTCTTGAACCACCATAACTTACTCGGTGTATTAAGGGAATGTAAAATTTTCCCAGTAAATGCACATCCTGTTTGTGCAAGTACAGTGAAGTATggtgttaaaatttataaaaatggtGGTTGAATCGTCTCCTCGAGTTTAATGCGTGCATATTACAACTGGCCTCGTCTAATTTTGCCCGAACCATGGTGGCTCCGATAGCCTTTCCATGCTCTACTTCTAATGTTAGAATACAAAAATAAATCGTGATCTTTAGATATTCCAATGAGATAGATTCGGTATTCCGTCGATGGAGTATAGAAGCCGGTGTTGGCCGCGGCCGCCATGAAATTCATGTAACATTATACAAATATGTGATATTCCCTAAATATTTTGTTGCATCTTTTTATTCAGAACAAATCCAATGCATTAGCAAGGTCACCGTGGAAGTCGCCACAACAAAAACAACATTAAACACCGAGTCAGCTAACGCTCTAGCAGAGGAGGAACAACCACACGAAGACGCTCGTCCCACCGACAATCAAACAGTAGCACAAGGAGAAACGGTGGAGCACATGGTTTACCACCACCGTTGCTCGACGCCCATGTCAGGTATCACATTCTTAAAACCACTTCCAACGCTCTTTTTTTTCGCGGACCGACGTGCATGACAAGGTCCCATTTGTTATATTATCATTTGTTTACAGGAAAAGCAATGGCAGATCATATGAAGGTGAGGAAGCTTGCTGTTGAGTAAAAATCTAGCACATTATAGATcgttgtaaaaaaatattaggtaaaTGAACAAGATGAATTCATGCTCATACTATAGTGACATTTGTATACTATGTAGATcacttcatatatatataatgaaataagcGCCATTGATGTCCACTTGGAACAACCGACAGCCGCCCATATGAGGGTGGCTAGATTTGTGGATACTATGAGcctactttaaatatatatgaatcGAGGATAGTGCCAAATGGTAACGTCTTGATAAAGACAGTGAATAAATTAATATGTCCACATATTCCAACTTCCAAGAGTTTTGGACTGTACTAGAACTCATCTCGCTCGACTGGGTCGATGCAGTTTAAGCTTGATTCATCGTTTGGGATATTTCGTGTGATGAGGtctaaatcatatatttatatatactattttaattttaaattttaaatgtcataattattataatttcgattttattattttaattaagatcatatttacaaatttgtGTAAATTGATATAACTTATATGTTTGAGGTTTTAAGTAGGTCACATGGAATTCATGTGGAATTTAGAAATGCCACGTTGAAAAAAACATATGTGGTATTGTGATGATTTTCATTTGTTCACATTGTATTAAAACGACATGTGTTATTATTGTGACCTCATCATTTTATAGTTTCAGGTGAGAATATAAATAATACTAGAAAATACTAGAATTTCTTAGACTCATTATGTgggaattaaataataataatatttattaaaattactccgattcaaaaatatttgacccaaatgatttgaaataaacAGGAGATTAGATGGTCGacaccattatttttaattaaaaaataaattttaaggttttggaCACTAGATGATCGtcatctttatatattttttaaaaaagtataaatatattactcgttatttttaaaataaaagaacaataatttagtattataaaagatgaaaatcattaaagtagattgtaattttatcaaaaaagtttaatttaattgtgcatattaaatttaaattaaattttaatttaataataatgccagcaatgcaataataattaacaatatgATAAGTAatccaatattattttaaaatataaaatatgtaattgaactggggaaataaaaaagataggAAGACAAGGAGGGGTTAATGTTGCAATATTCTCATCTCTTTTGTTGGGTGACTTTGACCATTTGTTGGCCGGTGCCTCAAACctcaaaaaaatgaattttttaatcaaataaaggGTGCCGGCCATCAATGTGTCagcacccaaaaaaaaatttttaaaaatacgtGAGTGCCGGCCACCTAGTGTTTAAAacctaaatattatttttttaataaaaattagtgGTGTCAGCCATCTAGTCCCCATAActcaaatttattattcattttaggtcatttgagtgaatgtttttaaactagagtcatttttgtaaatattaatttttttgagttagatgggtaaaatagtcataaatttattttaaaataaattaaattatttatataatctttctaatatatgattttttttacaatttgaaaatttatcaatttaattgatttataatttaattaccaaTTAAACTTAGGATGTATTTGAGGAAGAATTTTATTTAGATggataatttatcaaaatagttatttttgtttgccTCGGGTtacattttgattatttatatttaaaattttacattttagtcacttacgttatcgttttgttacaaaatggtcacgcTGTCATTAATATCTGTTACCTCCTAAATGACAGTTCAACGTGACagttaaaatagattttaaatgcCAGCGTGGATGTTCAGCTAGGATgagaaaaattcaagaaaattaatgaaatagagtacaaaatttttccctaaaactcaatttttcctaatttaaaaagaagtaaCAGTTTGAGTTTTTTTGTTACCAtcaaagaagagaagagaagagcaaaacaacaaaagaaaaaaaaagaaatagacgCACCAacctagaggtgctcatgggccgggccgggttcaggccgggccgggcccggcacgaaatatgggcctggaattttgcccaggctcggcccgggaaaaaattcataagcccgggcccggcccgtttattaaataaataccaaaaattta
The nucleotide sequence above comes from Gossypium raimondii isolate GPD5lz chromosome 13, ASM2569854v1, whole genome shotgun sequence. Encoded proteins:
- the LOC105783338 gene encoding uncharacterized protein LOC105783338, yielding MEKSKRVSLGVQKNTKQAKLLTNVFNYLKSDNYMFAPLISPSISSGPKLKEPIKGNKKKVLKMVDKYMKSDTYMYAPLLSSQLMGSLSSEQIQCISKVTVEVATTKTTLNTESANALAEEEQPHEDARPTDNQTVAQGETVEHMVYHHRCSTPMSGKAMADHMKVRKLAVE